A genomic segment from Aegilops tauschii subsp. strangulata cultivar AL8/78 chromosome 1, Aet v6.0, whole genome shotgun sequence encodes:
- the LOC109756263 gene encoding putative pentatricopeptide repeat-containing protein At3g25060, mitochondrial, which produces MFQMHPLPFLDDPRRLRRLLSSCAALRTLTRLHALLIVSSSASSHHILSSCLATAYARAGDLAAAESTLATAPTSPSSIAAWNALLAAHSRGASPDEALRVFRAIPAAVRPDSTTFTLALSACARLGDLATGEVVRDRASKAGYRNDIFVCSSLLNFYAKWGAMDDAVKVFDRMRKRDRVTWSTMVTGCVNAGQPVQAIEMYMRMREDGLEGDEVVIVGVMQACAATGDVRMGASVHGYLLRHAMRMDIVISTSLVDMYAKNRLFDQARRVFELMPHRNDVSWSALISQLAQYGNADEALGLFRQMQVSGLQPNSGPVVGALLACSDLGLLKLGKSIHGFILRRLELDHMVGTAVIDMYSKCGSLASAQLLFDKVVSRDLISWNVMIACFGAHGRGRDALSLFQEMKRNEVRPDHATFASLLSALSHSGLVEEGKFWFDCMVNEYGIEPAEKHLVCIVDLLARSGLVEEAKDLLASMHTKPTISILVALLSGCRNNKKLELGESTAEKILELQPGDVGVLALVSNLYAAAKNWDKVREVRKLMKDHSSKKVPGCSSIEIRGALHTFVMEDQSHPQHRQILQMVSKLDSEMRKMGYVPKTEFVYHDLEEGVKEQLLSRHSERLAIAFGLLNTSPGTRLVVIKNLRVCGDCHDAIKYMSKIADREIVVRDAKRFHHFKDGACSCGDYW; this is translated from the coding sequence ATGTTCCAGATGCACCCGCTTCCCTTCCTCGACGACCCGCGCCGCCTCCGCCGGCTCCTCTCGTCCTGCGCAGCGCTCCGGACACTCACCCGCCTCCACGCCCTCCTGATcgtctcctcctccgcctcctcccacCACATTCTTTCCTCCTGCCTCGCCACCGCGTACGCCCGCGCCggcgacctcgccgccgccgagtccACGCTCGCCACCGCGCCCACGTCGCCGTCCTCCATCGCCGCGTGGAACGCCCTCCTCGCGGCGCATTCCCGCGGGGCCTCCCCGGACGAGGCGCTGCGCGTCTTCCGCGCTATCCCGGCCGCCGTGCGCCCCGACAGCACCACCTTCACGCTCGCGCTCTCCGCGTGCGCGCGCCTCGGGGATCTCGCCACCGGGGAGGTCGTCAGGGACCGCGCGTCCAAGGCAGGGTACAGGAACGACATCTTCGTGTGCTCGTCGCTGCTAAACTTCTACGCGAAATGGGGCGCCATGGACGATGCCGtcaaggtgttcgacagaatgcggAAGAGGGACCGCGTCACGTGGAGCACCATGGTTACCGGATGCGTGAACGCGGGGCAGCCGGTTCAGGCGATTGAGATGTACATGAGGATGAGGGAGGACGGTCTGGAGGGAGACGAGGTGGTTATCGTCGGGGTTATGCAGGCTTGTGCAGCAACAGGGGATGTCCGGATGGGGGCCTCGGTTCATGGGTACTTGTTGCGGCATGCTATGCGGATGGACATTGTCATCTCAACAAGCCTTGTTGACATGTATGCGAAGAATAGACTGTTTGATCAGGCGCGCCGGGTGTTTGAGCTGATGCCGCACAGGAATGATGTGTCGTGGAGCGCGCTGATCTCACAGCTTGCACAGTATGGGAATGCAGATGAGGCACTTGGTTTGTTCAGACAGATGCAGGTCTCTGGTCTTCAGCCTAATTCAGGGCCAGTTGTTGGTGCACTATTAGCTTGTTCTGATCTTGGACTCTTGAAGCTAGGGAAGTCAATACATGGTTTCATCTTGAGGCGGCTTGAGCTCGATCACATGGTAGGTACGGCAGTCATTGATATGTACTCAAAATGCGGCTCCCTGGCAAGCGCCCAATTGCTTTTCGATAAGGTTGTCTCAAGAGACTTGATTTCGTGGAATGTGATGATTGCGTGCTTCGGTGCTCATGGACGAGGCCGTGATGCCCTCTCTTTGTTCCAAGAAATGAAGAGAAACGAAGTAAGACCTGATCATGCCACATTTGCTTCTCTTTTGTCGGCACTCAGCCACTCCGGTCTCGTAGAAGAAGGGAAATTCTGGTTCGATTGCATGGTTAATGAGTATGGAATTGAACCTGCCGAGAAACACTTGGTGTGTATAGTGGATCTCTTAGCTCGTTCTGGTCTTGTTGAAGAGGCCAAAGACCTGCTGGCATCAATGCACACCAAACCAACCATCTCAATTTTGGTCGCTCTACTTTCAGGCTGTCGGAATAACAAGAAGCTGGAACTTGGGGAGAGCACAGCAGAGAAGATCCTTGAACTGCAACCTGGGGATGTCGGCGTCCTTGCCTTGGTCTCAAATCTTTACGCCGCTGCCAAGAACTGGGACAAGGTCAGGGAAGTGCGCAAGCTAATGAAGGATCACAGCAGCAAGAAGGTGCCCGGGTGTAGCTCGATAGAGATACGCGGAGCACTGCATACATTCGTCATGGAAGATCAGAGCCATCCTCAGCATAGACAGATTCTACAGATGGTCTCGAAGCTCGACTCCGAGATGAGGAAGATGGGCTATGTCCCGAAGACGGAGTTCGTGTACCATGACCTCGAGGAAGGCGTCAAGGAGCAGCTTCTCAGCCGCCACAGCGAGAGGCTGGCGATCGCCTTTGGGCTGCTGAACACGAGCCCAGGGACGAGGCTTGTGGTCATAAAGAACCTCAGGGTCTGCGGTGACTGCCACGATGCCATCAAGTACATGTCGAAGATCGCCGACAGGGAGATCGTGGTGCGGGATGCGAAACGCTTCCACCATTTCAAGGACGGAGCCTGCTCCTGCGGCGATTACTGGTGA
- the LOC109756270 gene encoding uncharacterized protein gives MLRPSPYPSRRLLQSGDPSRIPGIPPADPPAGVSSDVVVILAALLCALICVVGLAAVARCARSRRNANAHANQSSPSGSPAHALAAFGGGGGGHNHGTTTTTTTGASGGSVTTTSKGLKKKALKALPKLAYADAVAAAAAARGAVAGGEEEEGQDGILAECAICLTEFGEREEVRVMPQCGHGFHVECVDTWLRSNSSCPSCRRPIVLDDPAPPKRCRKCEETILEAVIASSSSAGGSRGGGRGGFLP, from the coding sequence ATGCTCCGGCCATCGCCGTATCCGTCGAGGCGTCTCCTCCAGAGCGGCGACCCCAGCCGCATCCCCGGCATCCCCCCGGCCGATCCGCCCGCCGGCGTCAGCTCGGATGTCGTCGTCATCCTCGCCGCCCTGCTCTGCGCGCTCATCTGCGTAGTCGGCCTCGCCGCGGTCGCGCGGTGCGCGCGCTCCCGCCGCAACGCCAACGCCCACGCCAACCAATCCTCGCCGTCCGGCAGCCCGGCCCACGCCCTGGCGGCCttcggcgggggcggcggcgggcatAACCATGGTACTACAACTACTACGACGACAGGCGCGTCGGGGGGCAGCGTGACGACCACCAGCAAGGGGCTCAAGAAGAAGGCGCTCAAGGCGCTGCCGAAGCTGGCGTACGCGGACGcggtggccgcggcggcggcggcgaggggcgccgtggcggggggcgaggaggaggaggggcagGACGGGATCCTGGCGGAGTGCGCCATCTGCCTGACGGAGTTCGGCGAGCGGGAGGAGGTGCGCGTGATGCCGCAGTGCGGCCACGGGTTCCACGTCGAGTGCGTCGACACCTGGCTGCGCTCCAACTCCTCCTGCCCGTCCTGCCGCCGCCCCATCGTCCTCGACGACCCCGCGCCGCCCAAGCGGTGCCGCAAGTGCGAGGAGACCATCCTGGAGGCGGTCATCGCCTCGTCGTCGTCGGCCGGCGGCagccgcggcggcggccgtggGGGATTCTTGCCGTAG